The following proteins are co-located in the Gloeocapsa sp. PCC 7428 genome:
- a CDS encoding valine--tRNA ligase, whose amino-acid sequence MTATVTNLPSLYEPFSTEAKWQKAWEENQIYKANPENGGDPYCIVIPPPNVTGSLHMGHAFESALIDTLVRYHRMKGRNTLWLPGTDHASIAVQAILEKQLKAEGKTRYDLGREQFLERAWQWKAESGGTIVNQLRRLGVSVDWSRERFTMDEGLSKAVLEAFVRLYEEGLIYRGNYLVNWCPATQSAVSDLEVESQEVNGHLWHFRYPLSDGSGYVEVATTRPETMLGDTAVAVNPNDDRYKHLIGKTLTLPILNREIPIIADELVEMEFGTGCVKVTPAHDPNDFEMGKRHDLPFINIMNKDGTLNENAGPFQGQDRFVARKNVVQQLETDGVLVKVEEYKHTVPYSDRGKVPVEPLLSTQWFVKIRPLADRTLEFLDQRNSPEFIPQRWTKVYRDWLVNLKDWCISRQLWWGHQIPAWYAVSETNGEITDATPFVVARSAAEAQEKATAQFGENVKLEQDPDVLDTWFSSGLWPFSTLGWPEQTRDLEFYYPTSTLVTGFDIIFFWVARMTMMAGHFTGQMPFKDVYIHGLVRDENNKKMSKSANNGIDPLILIDKYGTDALRYTLIKEVAGAGQDIRLEYNRKTDESVSVEASRNFANKLWNAARFVMMNLDGQTPQQLLAPRSSLLAPELSDRWILSRFYQVVQQTSDYIDKYGLGEAAKGLYDFIWGDFCDWYIELVKSRLQNKSTTASRQVAQQTLAYILEGILQLLHPFMPHITEEIWHTLTQADTNQFLALRSYPEVDRNLIDPELEQRFDLLIGTIRTIRNLRAEADIKPGVKVTAFLQSESAHEREILTQGQSYIQELAKVETLKITATVEQVESVIAGVIGTIQVLIPLTGVVDVEALRAKLKKDIAKLEAEVTALAARLNNPNFVNKAPAEVVQGAREALAEAQTQLQILQERLRRLA is encoded by the coding sequence ATGACCGCAACCGTGACCAATTTGCCTAGCCTCTACGAACCTTTCTCCACCGAAGCCAAATGGCAAAAAGCGTGGGAGGAAAACCAAATATACAAAGCTAACCCTGAAAACGGCGGCGACCCTTACTGCATCGTCATTCCGCCGCCGAATGTCACGGGTAGTTTGCACATGGGACACGCCTTTGAAAGTGCCTTGATTGATACGCTGGTGCGCTACCACCGCATGAAAGGACGCAATACACTGTGGCTTCCTGGGACGGATCACGCGAGTATTGCTGTGCAGGCAATTTTGGAAAAACAACTCAAGGCGGAGGGTAAAACGCGCTACGACTTGGGGCGCGAGCAGTTTCTCGAACGCGCTTGGCAATGGAAGGCAGAATCGGGTGGGACAATCGTCAACCAACTGCGACGCTTGGGTGTGTCGGTAGATTGGTCGCGGGAACGCTTTACGATGGATGAAGGTTTATCGAAGGCGGTTTTAGAAGCTTTTGTGCGGTTGTATGAAGAAGGGTTGATTTATCGCGGAAACTATCTGGTGAATTGGTGTCCAGCTACGCAGTCGGCGGTGTCGGATTTGGAGGTGGAAAGCCAGGAAGTTAACGGGCATTTGTGGCATTTTCGCTATCCGTTGAGCGATGGATCGGGTTATGTAGAAGTCGCGACGACGCGCCCTGAAACGATGTTGGGTGATACAGCGGTGGCGGTGAATCCGAATGACGATCGCTACAAGCATTTGATCGGTAAAACGCTGACTCTCCCTATTCTCAATCGCGAAATTCCCATAATTGCGGATGAGTTGGTGGAGATGGAGTTTGGTACAGGGTGCGTTAAGGTGACTCCGGCGCACGATCCGAATGATTTTGAGATGGGTAAGCGACACGATTTGCCGTTTATCAACATCATGAACAAGGACGGTACGCTCAATGAAAATGCGGGACCGTTTCAAGGGCAAGATCGGTTTGTGGCGCGGAAGAATGTCGTACAGCAGCTAGAAACTGACGGGGTTTTAGTCAAGGTAGAAGAGTATAAACATACCGTACCGTATAGCGATCGCGGTAAAGTTCCTGTAGAACCTTTACTTTCAACGCAGTGGTTTGTCAAAATTCGCCCACTGGCAGATCGAACGCTGGAATTTCTTGATCAACGCAATTCGCCAGAGTTTATTCCACAGCGCTGGACGAAAGTTTATCGCGACTGGCTAGTTAATCTCAAAGATTGGTGTATCTCGCGTCAGTTGTGGTGGGGACATCAAATTCCTGCTTGGTACGCTGTTAGTGAAACGAATGGGGAAATTACGGATGCAACGCCGTTTGTCGTGGCGCGCAGTGCAGCGGAGGCACAAGAGAAAGCTACTGCACAATTTGGAGAAAATGTCAAGTTAGAACAAGACCCTGATGTTTTAGATACGTGGTTTTCTTCAGGATTATGGCCATTTTCGACTTTGGGCTGGCCTGAGCAAACTCGCGATTTGGAGTTTTATTACCCGACGTCTACGTTGGTTACAGGCTTTGACATCATTTTCTTCTGGGTGGCGCGGATGACGATGATGGCAGGACATTTTACCGGACAAATGCCATTCAAGGATGTGTATATCCACGGCTTGGTGCGCGATGAAAATAATAAGAAAATGTCGAAGTCGGCAAATAATGGCATTGATCCCTTGATTTTAATTGATAAATATGGTACAGATGCACTTCGCTACACCTTAATTAAAGAAGTCGCAGGCGCGGGACAAGATATTCGACTCGAATACAATCGCAAAACGGATGAATCAGTTTCAGTCGAAGCATCGCGTAACTTTGCGAATAAGCTGTGGAATGCGGCGCGGTTTGTGATGATGAACTTGGATGGACAAACACCACAACAACTCCTCGCTCCTCGCTCCTCGCTCCTCGCTCCTGAACTAAGCGATCGCTGGATTCTGTCGCGGTTCTATCAAGTTGTGCAACAAACGAGTGATTATATCGATAAATATGGATTAGGAGAAGCTGCGAAGGGACTTTACGATTTCATTTGGGGTGATTTCTGCGATTGGTACATTGAACTTGTGAAATCGCGTCTGCAAAACAAATCGACAACAGCTTCGCGACAAGTTGCACAACAAACTCTAGCTTATATTTTAGAAGGAATTCTACAACTGCTGCATCCATTTATGCCGCATATTACTGAGGAAATTTGGCACACGCTGACGCAAGCAGATACAAATCAATTTTTAGCATTGCGATCGTATCCAGAGGTCGATCGAAACCTCATCGATCCAGAGTTGGAACAACGGTTTGATTTACTCATTGGTACTATCCGCACAATTCGGAATCTACGTGCTGAAGCGGATATTAAGCCTGGAGTTAAAGTCACCGCTTTTTTACAAAGTGAAAGCGCTCATGAGCGCGAAATTTTGACACAAGGACAATCTTACATTCAGGAATTAGCGAAAGTAGAAACATTAAAGATTACGGCTACTGTCGAGCAAGTTGAATCGGTAATTGCTGGGGTTATTGGTACGATCCAAGTACTCATTCCGCTTACAGGTGTTGTTGATGTGGAAGCGCTGCGGGCTAAGCTTAAAAAAGATATTGCGAAGCTTGAAGCTGAAGTCACAGCACTCGCTGCACGGCTGAATAATCCTAATTTTGTGAATAAAGCTCCGGCTGAAGTTGTTCAAGGTGCAAGAGAAGCGCTTGCGGAAGCCCAAACACAGCTACAGATTCTT